Genomic DNA from Planifilum fimeticola:
GATCCTCGACCAAAGCCGGTCCGGGATCATCGAGATCAAGCGGAGCGAGCTGGCCGACCGGTTTCAGTGCGTTCCTTCGCAGATCAACTACGTGATTAGCACCCGTTTTACGGTGGAAAAAGGGTATATAGTGGAGAGCAAGCGAGGGGGCGGCGGCTACATCCGGATTCGCAGGGTGCGGCTGGGTTCCCCGGGGAGCGTCTACGATCTCCTGCTGCGCCAGATCGGCGGGGCGATCAGCCAGGCCCAAGCGGAGGACATCATCGATCGGCTTCGGGAGGAAGAGCTGATGACCCCCCGGGAGGCCCGACTCATGCGGCGCATCATCGCCCGTGACGTCATGCAGCTGCCGGTGCCTCTGCGGGATCAAGTTCGCGCCCGGATCATGCGGGCGATGGTGACCATCCTATTCGCGGGAAAAGGAGAGTGAGCCGCCATGTTATGCGACGAGTGCGGCAAACGAATGGCCACCCTGCATTTCACGAAAATCATCAACGGTGAAAAGACGGAGTATCACCTGTGTGAAGAGTGCGCCAAGGAAAAAGGGGAGAAATTTACCGGGCTGGATACCGGATTCAGCTTTCAGGATCTCTTGTCGGGCCTTCTCAACCCCGACCTTTCCCAGGGGAGCAGGTCGGAACGGGTCCAATCCACCGGACTTCGCTGTCCGACCTGCGGTTTGACCTACGGACAATTTGCCAAGATGGGTCGTTTTGGATGCATGGACTGTTACCGGACCTTTAAGGATCGGCTGGATCCCTTGTTCCGCCGGGTTCACGGGCACACCTCCCATCGGGGCAAGGTTCCGGAGCGAACCGGTGGAAGGTTGAAGATCCATCGGGAGATCGAACGGCTGAAGGCCGAACTTTCCCGGTGTGTTCAGGCCGAGGAATTTGAGGAAGCGGCCCGCCTGCGCGACCGGATTCGGGAACTGCAGGGAAAATTGGACAGTTAGGGAGGTGGATCGCGCGTGTCGCTCCATCGTTATATCCGTAATTCCGTCAGCGAATGGATGCGGGGAAAAGGGCCCCAGTCCGACATCGTCATCAGCAGCCGGGTCCGGATTGCGCGCAACCTGGCCGATCTTCCCTTTCCCACCGTGGCCGATGAACACCAGGCCAAGGAAGTGCTCCACCGGGTGGAGCAGGTCTATCGCCGGGGACGGGACAATCCCGTCCTGAGCGACGCCAAATGGATCTCGATGGCGGACCTGACCGATCTGGAGAAGCGCGTTCTGGTGGAGAAGCACCTGATCAGCCTCAACATGGCGGAGGAGTCCCGCCACGGCGCCGTGATCCTGAGCGGCAACGAAGCCGTCAGCATCATGGTGAACGAGGAGGATCACCTGCGCATCCAGTGCCTGTTTCCGGGCTTTCAATTGGTGGACGCCTGGCGGTTGGCCGATCAGCTGGATGATTGGTTCGAAAAGCGCCTCAACTACGCCTTCGACGAGAAATGCGGGTTTTTGACCAGTTGTCCCACCAACGTCGGGACGGGGATCCGCGCTTCGGTGATGGTGCATCTGCCGGCGCTGGCCATGGCGGAACAGCTCAACCGGCTTCT
This window encodes:
- a CDS encoding CtsR family transcriptional regulator — protein: MPSISDIIEHHLKKILDQSRSGIIEIKRSELADRFQCVPSQINYVISTRFTVEKGYIVESKRGGGGYIRIRRVRLGSPGSVYDLLLRQIGGAISQAQAEDIIDRLREEELMTPREARLMRRIIARDVMQLPVPLRDQVRARIMRAMVTILFAGKGE
- a CDS encoding UvrB/UvrC motif-containing protein produces the protein MLCDECGKRMATLHFTKIINGEKTEYHLCEECAKEKGEKFTGLDTGFSFQDLLSGLLNPDLSQGSRSERVQSTGLRCPTCGLTYGQFAKMGRFGCMDCYRTFKDRLDPLFRRVHGHTSHRGKVPERTGGRLKIHREIERLKAELSRCVQAEEFEEAARLRDRIRELQGKLDS
- a CDS encoding protein arginine kinase, coding for MSLHRYIRNSVSEWMRGKGPQSDIVISSRVRIARNLADLPFPTVADEHQAKEVLHRVEQVYRRGRDNPVLSDAKWISMADLTDLEKRVLVEKHLISLNMAEESRHGAVILSGNEAVSIMVNEEDHLRIQCLFPGFQLVDAWRLADQLDDWFEKRLNYAFDEKCGFLTSCPTNVGTGIRASVMVHLPALAMAEQLNRLLPAITQVGLAVRGIYGEGSEALGNLYQVSNQVTLGLTEDEILDKLQGVVQQLIQHEKNARAHLMEISPVQLEDRVYRSYGILANARVIDSKEAMSRLSDVRLGVDLGLIRDVSAHVMNELMVITQPGFLQHQAGQVLTPEERDKRRAALIRERLAQEKRS